In Mya arenaria isolate MELC-2E11 chromosome 1, ASM2691426v1, the genomic stretch ACAGACTTGCTCGGGCTCCACGCGAAATCTATTCTGTATTTACACCTCAGGAGGGTCGTAAACGTAGTCGACCTCGAAGTCTCCAAGCGGCCTTGTAGTGCGTTCACTCAAAATCTTTGAAACCAATATCATACTAAGTTGAGCCTTTGGTGGATATAAAGCGTCTAAAATATCCCTCTCTGTCTTTCCAGACTTGTCCGTTGGAGGAGCTCTCTTCAGCAATGATGGATGGTTCATCGGGAATGCGTATTCGTCATACCTTTTGAAATTCACGGATGCATGACCTACACTACATGTGTAAATAACACTTGTTAGAACGGTAACAAGTTGATCACGTGAGGTGAACTTCCCATCATTTCCGGGGACTCCTTTAACTCCAAGACCCTCAAGCTCAATTGGCCGATCGAGGACATGGCGCCAAGACTGTATTTCTGTATCATGAATAAGCACATCGTCGGAGGCATAATAAAGATGTACGTATTCCTCTACCTATGATATAATTACGTTGTAAGAGAGCAAGCGTCATCTCGGCAAGGGTAATCAGGAACTACTTCTTGGTCATCTACTCCGCGGGCCCTAAGATCGGCTGGAAGAGTACTGTCTACATCAAATCGCCATAATGGCCGATGGCGGCCGATTTACTCGATCCACCGTCTCTGCCCACGCTGAGTGTGTTGTCAATATGGCCACCAGGGATCAAAAGCTTATCAATAGCGAGGTGATTTATGGCAATCAGGTATAAAAAGTGCGGTGTCAGCAGTTTAAATATCGGATGCGACAGTGCCAGATGACGGTGTGTAGCGGCAGCGAAGCCTTCCATGATGATATGTGTGAAGCCAACATGTGACATCAATTGGTGCATCTGTGCGTCCACGCAGTAAACCACATTTTTGGCAAGATCCATGTGTATTTCGGATCTGAAGGTAAAAATACGGAATTGTTGGGCGCCACTTTCTGAAACAGTTGGATCGCTAAAGGTACTATCTTACCGTTATCCCGAGGGAAGAAGAGCGCTATAGGGGCACACGAGAAGAACCCGGGCCGAGTAGGCACTCCTTCCATGATGATATGATCAATACAAAATAATCGATTTGCGTTTATCGCCTCCTCAAGTGTAAGACCCTGCAAAAAGGGAAGCATCATGCCTTCATCAACGGCCAACTTCGGAGGCAGCACCATACACAGACGAATGACCATGATGTTCATTCCATCCAAACGCTGTCGTCCAAATTTCTCGTCAAAGAGCCACCTTGAAAGTCGAAGTAAATATACTTAAAGTGTTTAAACGATACAATTCGTTAATGATGCTTTACAAAAGTCCACCATTTACTCCTGGTATTTTTGTCATTGGGCTTTTCCACTGTCTAGGTAAGTTTATCGCGAGTGaccataatttaatattttatttgtaaaacatgttcGGTTTGTTCGGATATGACAATCCAAGCATCAAGGTTAATAAGAGCAAACGTTATTGCCATTAACCTCGTCttggttatacatgtatctcCCCACTGTTACAATATGAACCACAAGAAGGAATGGGTTTTTAGCAAATTTTTCACCATcgtctaaaaatgttttacacaaaactaaaaagtaaaatttcttAGAAATACCCATTACCTGGAAACACACTAAACATTCTATTTTAAGTCACAGGTAACAATGTCGCTTTATTTCCCCGCGTATGTAGTCTTAACTTTATTGGCATACAGCACGCAGAGTACAAGTACATTTACGAAACAAATAGTAGAGAAGTTGTGACACACATCTGTGTAAACATGAAAATGTGACTACACAAACGTTCagttaaaaaattgtttagAATATAGTTTTATAAGCCTACACTTGTACGCTCAATGATAGTCGCTTAATTTACTGTCCTGGTGCTTTTAAATATGTCgatttaaaactgaataatgtacacaaatattgaTGACGTGGCGAACAATTGTTGTCCACACGTGCAAGTAGCCTCTCGTTTTACCTTGTGCAATCTGACGTGCGAGGAAAGTGATTTTCATCATATATACTCTCGACGTCTGCGACCGAGCTCCAGCCGCGGTGAAAAAAATCGTTTTCAGCTCTATAATTCCCGTCATAAACAATATCCGCTTCCTCAGGCCAAACTTGTGCCTGAGAGTTAAACAATATCCGCTTCCTCAGGCCAAACTTGTACCTGAGGGTTAAACAATAGGAATTCATTGTTCATAGGGTTCCTTTATAACTGATGGTTAAAGACAATGAATGCCACTGTCACAGTGTCACTATAGTTTGACGATATGCGGCGTTACTTTCATTTCCCCTAGATGCAACAGCCAACGACATACTCAAACAAACCAAAATAGCCACCTTGATACATTGGAAGTAGGTAATGCTTCTAAAGGATGGCATTCCCAGAATGTTATTTGAAGTAACTGCATGTAATTACAAACGTCGTGATAGAGTGTCTTGGTTATTAGTAATTTTCGACAGCCTATGttatcataattttgtttggttcATTTGACAAGACCATATGCGTCATTTGAAAGATCTGCTCTCGAAACGAGATGAATATAGCAAAGCAGCCGGGAAGGCTTAAATTTTGCTTCATCAAGTAAATATCGAAAGTAGTCCTAAAACTCACTCttacaagggcagtaatgtcaggagcgtccatgcttcccggttcattgttttgagtggaaaacgtccttaaccttagcattcaaacaagatggcggcgcccatgtaaaaggtgagtttttcggcgatttaaaattttggaagCCAGTTTAGACACTGgcatattgtgaaaaacctgCTAGAGAAAATTCCACACCCATTGGTACTTGGATCTCCATGAAACATGCTGTAGTTTTGTAAAACATTCGGACATCGGCATCGACTCGAGAAGAAAACGAACTAAAAGGCACAGCTAAGGTTAGGATCCCTCGATAATATTGGCCTGTTTCAGGATTAGCAACACCATTCATGATTGTTGTGTCAAGTTGGTGCAATGTAAATGTGTAGTATTTATGCACAATGCTAAGGAGCAGTGCACGCAAATAAGTGGCTAAGGTTAGGGGTCATTTATTGAGAGAGGCGTTCATTACCTTTTTATTACTAattttgtttcctgtttgtaTCTGTTCTTTCTGAGAGATTAAAGGTTTCCGTAACACTGTGCGACATCATCATTATCCAGATGGGGTATTTTGAAACTGCCAAATCTGATTTCGCTGTGTTTTCATCTAGATACAGTTGAGAAAAAAACTACAGTGACGCGATGTTGTGGATGAAAATCGTCTTCTTACTTCTTACTTATAGatatatggtaaaattaacagcacttagccgtttgttttcgaaatagttttcagtaaggttaaggtagttcgcaAAGAGTTTTGTTCCCGCAAGTAgcatgcataaccagcataatgttcaatgaatgataaacatttgtattcattccaaaagtgttaactttttataatatatctatatcgacagcgccaccattagggcaacagcgccaccacttttataaatatgtgcatttttccttttaaagaAGAGCttatcaaatttgttttgttccggcataggtactatacataacagttatgtttgcatgcgtgagaatgttcttactgGGTGTGTTAggaccgaaatgtacttgctatgcaatcagttCTCAGAATATGTACAAGTCCAATTCGGgtgaaaagctcctggcaccataGTTTGCACAACATTGAagcgaaatagtaaccagcctacggCAGAAGTGTtctacacggtaccacattctctgattttcgaaatatgtccgttaaatgaaattatcaattaaaatataaatcatacccACGTTTGTTcaagctccaccacggaagtgtcgacagctctttttctttgcaccaccatAAAGTGGttgagctggcgtttagaggccgtgggTTAGCTAGTTCGATAATTGGGGAATTAATTTTTAGGATCCAGATTAAACATTTCGTATACTTTTACCAGAAGGAAAACTGTTCATCCGGAGGGACTTTGTTTGCTTGCACCGGAAATCATTCTTTCAACTGCGAGTATACATACAACTCTCGCTTGTCCTTAAGTTCCTGTGATCGTTGTTCTGtgaattgaataaaatttggttaataaacaataaaattaaaactacatggacaatGCCAGAAGTCAAAGATTGAACCACTTGTATTAATTGTCTTAAGGCATGAACACGTTAAGGCTGCCTTTTCCATAGTAGGAATGCACGCGACATAGAATCTGATACTTTGCGGCATTCGAGCGCTAGCCTTACTGGCAACGCGGTATAATGTCATAATGCAGCGCGATAGGTCGCCCATTCGAAATTTACCTTTAAACATATGTTGGGTGCTTAACATTCAATGCAATTATTTCGTGAATGGTGAATATATATGAGTTCTTCAATTGTCTATATTTTAGTGCTTTTAAGTCGTATGTTTTGATGTTTCGGACACAATGCTTTTGTTATGACGCACACGACGGTATAAATCTGGAATGAATCAGACACATGCAAACAATTCATCTGGCGTCCTGGGGGAGGCAGGTTTCATATGGTCGGAATTTGTAGTGGACATTCGACTTGATCCAACGGAACACTGGGAACACGGCATCCCAGCTGCCCTAGAGGTCTTCAATCGTGATCGTGTCAATGTTCCATTCCGTGTACCACCCTGCAGCGTCCTTCCAAATCTCCAGCACCAACACCTCCTCAAACTGATCATAAAATACAAAGCATGAAAGATTAAATGCATTACAGAATTTGAATCAAAATATCGACTGATTCACGAACATCCCTCTGTTCCGCATAAAATGATCGTCAAAATATTCTACGAACATTCACTTTTGTTTAAATGGCCGCGCTACGTCTTCAGGAAAATACGATTTGtttatactcgtaaaataagtaccgtttaagtttgttatttttgtgctgtgacatttaaacatgtgttaGTATTATCAattttgctgagatataaaacattttcttcttattttgcttcacaaagtgaattctgtaaccTCTGACATGTTTCACTGGAGTAGCCTCCCCtgacttcaatacacaaaagttCGAAATATATTCATACGCGCAAGTCATTCCATAATTGGACATTTGACAGATAGCGGTAAATacaaatcaaattgaaaacGAAAAAATAAACGGATAAATAgtgagaaaaataataaaaggaatGCTGGGCGCTTTTCTAGTGACCTGCATCAAGGCTCGTTTGGTCTTGACGGATATGTGTTTACATACCGAATTCGAcctgatacaggtcaccagaaaagagtcatatcataatatcccctataaaTTCGCACTAACCATGTACATTCacttaacatatttataataagtcCATAGGTGTTTAGACGATGTGTAGGTTATAAGTCTTACAATACGTATGTTCCATTCTGCTCAGTTGATATCAAATGAATTAGGTTTTCTATGTACAATTATATGAATTTTGGATGCTTTGTGAACGTAAATTagttagaaaaaaacacaaaatcatcGCGTACCAGCGTGTTCAATACTCATTGAATTGTATCCTGGATTATTTTACGATGAATACAACGTGCATTCAGTCCAAAAAATCGAGATTCCGTTAAATTGGAGGAACCATTGATAATACAAAAAGTACAAACTTACCTCGTTATGGTCATCGCTGAATTTTCGTCTGAGGTAACAATGAAGCTTACATCAATACGTCTATTGAGTGTGGGGTACATACATCAAACACATGAAACAAATTTACCTTGATATTTTTTACGGTGTAAACGTCCGTCTGTCCACAGTTAAAGTCGTTGTGAAAACGGATATAAAGTTTGGTAGGAGGGGTCTCCTGGTCTTCTTCGCTGTGTAGGACAAGATAAACGTTGGCGTCGGTACCCGCTCGCGGACGATCACCCGTTTTCACTGTTATCCGGTATCTAAAGGGACACAGAATAATGcattaatatcataattatgttacGTATGAATAAATTGATGTATTTCGCAAAAATGTAGCGACTCgacaatgttatttataaaacgtttatGACACAAAACTTTGCCAAATTCATATTTCACCATATATGCTGTTTAAGTTGGATCTAAGTAAAGTAAGACATGTTATGGCGTTGTTCTGACCTGTCAGATATTTGATCACTCCTATCATGTATCATGCATGATCTAAGTAATAGTATTTACAAAGTTTtgcttaaattaaaatgttatactacgatgtacgtgaagttagcggcctagcggcgtgaaggtagcggcctagcggcctagcggcgtgaagttagcggcctggcggcctagcggcctagtggcgtgaagttggcggcctagcggcctagcggcctattttatttttctatttccaagcaattgttaatgttttttttaaaacaatgataaatcaaggttttttttattcatatagttacatagcggccttaaattgttttctattcagaacatttttctttaccttttattctaaaacaattttaaattacctgtttgaaaaacgcttcagagtgataatttgtgcataaaaacagtaaatatatcattgatttagaagaacaggcatgtttaatgctttgaattagctgactgctttatcgacgtttttgaaaaaaaaaatgttgataatcgcttcaatgtgttaatgtgtgcataaaaacagttaatatgtcattgttttaggataaaatgcatgtatacatgctttgaaataggattcaattttaggccgctaggacgccaggccgctaatttcacgccgctaggccgctgaagtgcttgatcgacttaattttttttaagttaaaacgcttcagagtgataacttgtgcataaaacagttaattgtaattattttaaattaaaacgtatagaaaaatgttctgaatagaaaacaatttaaggccgctatgtaactgtatgaatgtaacttcacgccgctaggccgctaggccgctaacttcacgccgctaggccgctaggccgctaacttcacgtacattatACTACGTAAGTTATTCATGCGTGCCATGTGGTCATGCAATTTGTTTCTACATGGCCAGGCACATGTTGAATGTTCACCCTAAAAATTCTCAAACTCC encodes the following:
- the LOC128227725 gene encoding allene oxide synthase-lipoxygenase protein-like, which encodes MEGVPTRPGFFSCAPIALFFPRDNEIQSWRHVLDRPIELEGLGVKGVPGNDGKFTSRDQLVTVLTSVIYTCSVGHASVNFKRYDEYAFPMNHPSLLKRAPPTDKSGKTERDILDALYPPKAQLSMILVSKILSERTTRPLGDFEVDYVYDPPEV